A single window of Kitasatospora sp. HUAS MG31 DNA harbors:
- a CDS encoding helix-turn-helix domain-containing protein: MVGATEPDGAGDFARLLQDLKSRSGLSYGSLAKRLHMSTSTLHRYCNGTAVPNEFAPVERLARACRATPQEMVELHRRWILADAARGRRADGATGTAPSADSSGLVGMPPEDAPEGEPAAARPRRRRTPLIASAAALALLTSVVLVVGPRLGGAGGDRRAAGVTASTAATTNSPPASPPASPAAAPAPDASHDSGPVPLTVGIRPYVYANPCSQHFLVQSGPAQVGPPANEHDAPRWAAAYGAVSSGEQRIALTVQGTGAETVVLEALHVRVTSRRAPLGWNDFSMGVGCGGSVETKSFDIDLDRGSPTVTATHGQRDFPYKVSKSDPEVFYVTAHTEAHDVRWDLSLDWSSGGRRGTVRIDNDNTPFRTSAGAGRPGYDYPLGGGEWIKREGG; this comes from the coding sequence GTGGTGGGGGCGACGGAACCGGATGGCGCGGGGGACTTCGCGCGCCTTCTGCAGGACCTCAAGAGCCGCTCCGGGCTGAGCTACGGGTCGCTGGCCAAGCGGCTGCACATGAGCACCTCGACGCTGCACCGCTACTGCAACGGCACCGCGGTGCCCAACGAGTTCGCCCCGGTGGAGCGCCTCGCCCGGGCGTGCCGGGCGACCCCGCAGGAGATGGTCGAACTGCACCGGCGCTGGATCCTCGCCGACGCGGCCCGGGGACGCAGGGCGGACGGCGCAACGGGTACGGCACCTTCGGCCGACTCGTCCGGCCTGGTGGGCATGCCGCCGGAGGATGCACCGGAGGGTGAGCCGGCCGCCGCACGGCCCCGGCGCCGCCGCACCCCGCTGATCGCCTCGGCCGCGGCCCTCGCCCTCCTGACGTCCGTGGTGCTCGTCGTGGGTCCCCGACTCGGGGGTGCCGGGGGAGACCGGCGGGCGGCCGGCGTCACGGCGTCGACGGCAGCCACGACGAACTCCCCACCCGCGTCCCCGCCCGCCTCCCCGGCTGCCGCTCCCGCGCCGGACGCCTCCCACGACAGCGGGCCCGTCCCGCTGACCGTCGGCATCCGCCCGTACGTCTACGCCAACCCGTGCAGCCAGCACTTCCTCGTCCAGAGCGGGCCGGCCCAGGTGGGCCCGCCCGCGAACGAGCACGACGCCCCCCGCTGGGCCGCCGCGTACGGCGCCGTCTCCTCCGGGGAGCAGCGCATCGCCCTCACCGTGCAGGGCACCGGCGCGGAGACGGTCGTCCTGGAGGCCCTGCACGTGAGGGTCACGTCCCGGCGGGCGCCGCTCGGCTGGAACGACTTCTCGATGGGCGTCGGCTGCGGTGGCAGCGTCGAGACCAAGTCGTTCGACATCGACCTCGACCGGGGCAGCCCCACCGTCACCGCCACGCACGGACAGCGGGACTTCCCGTACAAGGTCAGCAAGTCCGACCCGGAGGTCTTCTACGTCACCGCGCACACCGAGGCGCACGACGTCCGCTGGGACCTCTCCCTGGACTGGTCCAGCGGTGGCCGCCGCGGCACCGTGCGGATCGACAACGACAACACCCCGTTCCGGACGAGTGCCGGCGCCGGGCGCCCCGGCTACGACTACCCCCTGGGCGGGGGCGAGTGGATCAAGCGGGAGGGTGGGTAG
- a CDS encoding LLM class flavin-dependent oxidoreductase: protein MRLSTVILPIHRWSEGQKIWRRAEDLGFHAAYTYDHLSWRSFRDAPWFGAVPTLTAAASATERLRLGTLVTSPNFRHPVTLAKDLLTVDDISGGRLTVGIGAGGVGFDATAMGQEPWSPKERADRFGEFLPLLDELLTSDATTREGAYYSAVEARNIPGCVQRPRVPFYVAATGPRGLRLAAEHGQGWVTYGDPRGPADVPVDQAPAVIAGQLAKLRAACEARGRDVDELEKVMLQGSTAERPLASLDAFVDWAGTYRDLGITELVIHWPVPDSIFENDLAVFERIATEGLAQLG, encoded by the coding sequence ATGCGACTGAGCACGGTGATCCTCCCCATCCACCGGTGGAGCGAGGGTCAGAAGATCTGGCGTCGGGCCGAGGACCTCGGGTTCCACGCCGCGTACACCTATGACCATCTGTCCTGGCGGTCGTTCCGGGACGCGCCGTGGTTCGGGGCGGTCCCCACCCTCACGGCCGCCGCGTCGGCCACCGAGCGGCTGCGGCTGGGCACGCTGGTGACCTCGCCGAACTTTCGGCACCCGGTCACGCTGGCCAAGGATCTGCTGACGGTGGACGACATCTCCGGCGGACGGCTGACGGTCGGCATCGGGGCGGGTGGCGTCGGTTTCGACGCCACCGCGATGGGCCAGGAGCCGTGGTCGCCGAAGGAGCGGGCGGACCGGTTCGGTGAGTTCCTCCCCCTCCTGGACGAGCTGCTGACCAGCGACGCCACCACCCGTGAGGGCGCTTACTACTCGGCGGTGGAGGCCCGCAACATCCCGGGCTGCGTCCAGCGTCCCCGGGTGCCGTTCTACGTCGCGGCGACCGGCCCGCGCGGGCTGCGGCTGGCCGCCGAGCACGGCCAGGGCTGGGTCACCTACGGCGACCCGCGCGGCCCGGCGGACGTCCCGGTGGACCAGGCACCGGCCGTGATCGCCGGGCAGCTGGCCAAGCTGCGCGCCGCCTGCGAGGCGCGCGGCCGGGACGTGGACGAGCTGGAGAAGGTCATGCTGCAGGGGTCGACGGCCGAGCGTCCGCTGGCGTCCCTGGACGCCTTCGTCGACTGGGCCGGCACATATCGCGACCTGGGCATCACCGAGCTGGTGATCCACTGGCCGGTGCCGGACTCGATCTTCGAGAACGACCTCGCGGTGTTCGAGCGGATCGCCACCGAGGGTCTCGCGCAGCTCGGCTGA
- a CDS encoding serine/threonine-protein kinase, with the protein MHKLGRYLLLERLGAGSFATVWKAYDPELDTEVAVKVLAENWAANADVRERFLAEARLLRRIVSPRVVRVHDVGVQEDRPYFVMDHVRGGTLADRVGQCDPQEALRLAAEAAYAVQVLHEAGVVHRDVKPSNLLLATDPAPAAVLVADLGSAKQLADASGLTVTTGTPAYMAPEQAFQTGGFDGRADVYALAVVAYELLTGQKPFGPGGRAAALMTDQPTASTLPALPAGAELPPNVALLLRSAMSVEPADRPPTARAFADALLDPVPQSQPLEGPRWLTPRAVCLASGTVFTATTLLSWLRR; encoded by the coding sequence ATGCACAAGCTCGGCCGTTACCTCCTCCTGGAGCGGCTCGGAGCCGGCTCCTTCGCGACGGTCTGGAAGGCCTACGATCCGGAGCTCGACACCGAGGTCGCGGTGAAGGTGCTGGCCGAGAACTGGGCCGCCAACGCCGATGTGCGCGAGCGGTTCCTGGCGGAGGCGAGGCTGCTGCGCCGGATCGTCAGCCCGCGGGTGGTCCGGGTGCACGACGTCGGGGTGCAGGAGGACCGGCCCTACTTCGTCATGGACCACGTACGCGGCGGCACCCTGGCGGACCGGGTCGGGCAGTGCGACCCGCAGGAGGCGCTGCGGCTGGCCGCGGAGGCGGCCTACGCGGTCCAGGTCCTGCACGAGGCGGGCGTGGTGCACCGCGACGTCAAGCCGTCCAACCTCCTGCTCGCCACCGACCCTGCGCCCGCCGCGGTGCTGGTGGCGGATCTGGGCAGCGCGAAGCAGCTGGCCGACGCGTCCGGGCTGACGGTGACCACGGGCACGCCCGCGTACATGGCACCGGAACAGGCCTTCCAGACCGGCGGGTTCGACGGGAGGGCCGACGTGTACGCGCTGGCCGTCGTGGCCTACGAGCTGCTGACCGGGCAGAAGCCGTTCGGCCCGGGCGGACGCGCCGCAGCCCTGATGACCGACCAGCCGACCGCCTCGACGCTGCCGGCGCTCCCAGCCGGAGCGGAGCTCCCACCGAACGTCGCCCTGCTGCTGCGGTCCGCGATGTCCGTCGAGCCGGCGGACCGACCGCCGACCGCCCGGGCCTTCGCGGACGCGCTGCTGGATCCGGTCCCGCAGTCCCAGCCCCTGGAAGGCCCTCGGTGGCTGACCCCGCGCGCGGTCTGTCTGGCGTCGGGCACGGTGTTCACGGCGACGACCCTGCTGAGCTGGCTGCGGCGTTGA
- a CDS encoding damage-control phosphatase ARMT1 family protein produces the protein MPTAPVIRSDVPGSFARAVFHDRHPELVRQVLGALPYGPVERAAVERLLVESTTGVLEPLGEDAQDAARWLEWGGGLWGKPWGEAPFLWAESYFYRRLLDATGYFRPGAWQGVDPFAPFKAAELAGEAVDEELAALGGLDGLPGARRAEALLSSALWGNRADLSFRITAGTGGATASDLLVDDSATLWAELERAGGGRVCVVADNAGRELLPDLVLIDHLLSGGLAAQVVLYVKPQPYFVSDATMADVLAAVGRLRTAPCPAAGAVGGRLWQAMNSGTLVVRTDPFFCAPLPFHDMPAALRGELSGAKLTILKGDLNYRRLVGDRLWPPTTPFAGAVSHFPSPVAALRTLKSDVIVGLDATTAARLDGTGTAWRTSGRHAVIQVARP, from the coding sequence GTGCCGACCGCACCCGTGATCCGCAGCGACGTCCCCGGCTCCTTCGCCCGGGCCGTCTTCCACGACCGCCACCCCGAGCTCGTCCGGCAGGTCCTCGGAGCCCTGCCGTACGGCCCGGTGGAGCGGGCGGCGGTGGAGCGGCTGCTGGTGGAGAGCACCACCGGCGTCCTGGAGCCGCTGGGCGAGGACGCCCAGGACGCCGCCCGGTGGCTGGAGTGGGGCGGCGGCCTGTGGGGGAAGCCGTGGGGCGAGGCGCCGTTCCTGTGGGCCGAGAGCTACTTCTACCGCCGACTGCTCGACGCCACCGGGTACTTCCGACCCGGGGCGTGGCAGGGCGTCGACCCGTTCGCGCCGTTCAAGGCCGCCGAGCTGGCCGGGGAGGCGGTGGACGAGGAGCTGGCCGCGCTGGGTGGGCTCGACGGCCTGCCCGGGGCCCGTCGGGCGGAGGCTCTGCTGTCCTCCGCGCTGTGGGGCAACCGCGCGGACCTGAGCTTCCGGATCACCGCGGGGACCGGCGGTGCGACCGCGTCGGACCTGCTCGTCGACGACAGCGCGACGCTCTGGGCCGAACTGGAACGGGCCGGGGGCGGGCGGGTCTGCGTCGTCGCGGACAACGCGGGCCGGGAGCTGCTGCCGGACCTCGTGCTGATCGACCACCTCCTGTCCGGCGGCCTGGCGGCGCAGGTCGTCCTGTATGTGAAGCCGCAGCCGTACTTCGTGTCGGACGCGACGATGGCCGACGTCCTCGCCGCGGTCGGCCGCCTGCGCACCGCGCCCTGTCCGGCCGCCGGGGCGGTCGGCGGCCGGCTGTGGCAGGCCATGAACAGCGGCACGCTGGTGGTCCGCACGGACCCGTTCTTCTGCGCGCCGCTGCCGTTCCACGACATGCCCGCCGCTCTCCGGGGCGAACTCTCCGGTGCGAAGCTGACGATCCTCAAGGGCGACCTCAACTACCGCCGCCTGGTGGGCGACCGGCTCTGGCCGCCGACCACCCCGTTCGCCGGGGCGGTGAGCCACTTCCCGTCGCCCGTCGCGGCCCTGCGGACGCTGAAGTCCGACGTGATCGTCGGCCTGGACGCCACCACCGCCGCCCGGCTGGACGGCACGGGGACGGCGTGGCGCACCAGCGGCCGCCATGCCGTCATCCAGGTCGCGCGTCCCTGA
- a CDS encoding RNA polymerase sigma factor produces the protein MFEEAELERLVTAAQAGDPGSREHLLAKLRPVVLRRCSRFLPHHADAEEAAQDALLSISTHLGEYGGHGSFLGWVTVIASNAARSTYRSMRRRAEDSHADLPESVDPRTTSVIAGTRLDLMEALAALEQQHPALVESFVLRDLGDLTYVQVAEELGAPLGTVKDRIHQARRFMRERLVTGL, from the coding sequence GTGTTCGAGGAAGCTGAGCTGGAACGGCTCGTGACGGCTGCTCAGGCGGGGGACCCGGGGTCGAGGGAGCACCTGCTGGCCAAGCTGCGGCCGGTGGTGCTGCGCCGCTGCTCGCGCTTCCTGCCCCACCACGCCGACGCGGAGGAGGCCGCGCAGGACGCGCTCCTGTCCATCAGCACGCACCTGGGCGAGTACGGCGGCCACGGCTCCTTCCTGGGCTGGGTGACGGTGATCGCCTCGAACGCCGCCCGGTCCACCTACCGCTCGATGCGCCGGCGTGCCGAGGACAGCCACGCCGACCTCCCCGAGTCCGTCGACCCGCGTACCACCAGCGTCATCGCCGGGACCCGGCTCGACCTGATGGAGGCGCTGGCCGCGCTGGAGCAGCAGCACCCCGCCCTGGTGGAGTCCTTCGTGCTGCGCGACCTGGGCGACCTGACCTACGTCCAGGTGGCCGAGGAGCTGGGCGCCCCGTTGGGCACGGTCAAGGACCGTATCCACCAGGCCCGCCGCTTCATGCGCGAGCGCCTGGTCACCGGTCTGTGA